Sequence from the Nocardia cyriacigeorgica GUH-2 genome:
CCTCACAGAACCGTTCCAGCACCTCGACCGCGCGCGGATCCTTGGGGTCGAAGTCGATGCCGCCCTTCGCGCCGCCGACCGGGAGATCGAAGGTGGCGGTTTTGGCGGCCATCCCGCGCGCCAGATCTTCGACCTCGCTCAGCGTGCACCCGGCGCGCATCCGGGTGCCGCCGGTGGCCAGGCCGGCCCGCAGGGTGTGCACGACGAGGTAGCCGACCGCGCCGGTGTGCGAGTCGGTCCAGTGCAGGCGCAGATACGGTTCGGTGCGGCGGATGGCAGGCGCGGCGGGTGGCGCGGTGAGGGCCGCGACATCGTGTGCGCTCGCCTGCGCGGGACCTCCGACCGGTTCGTGCATTGTCGTCATGGCCGACACCTCCCTGTTTCTGCTCCATGCCTGCCAGGGCAACGCCGCGTCGCGCACACTCCGGCTCGGTTTCGATCGCACCCGATTCGGGTACGACCTCTGCTGCCAGCGTGCATTCGCACAGGTCCATGCGTCTATTTACGGTTGGTTCACGGCTGTGTTCACCGTTGCTGCACAGCGCTTAGGCTCGAGGGCATGGATCTGTCGCTGGCCCGCCTGCGTATGTTGCGTGAGCTGCACCGGCGCGGCACCATCACCGCGGCCGCCACCGCGCTCCACTACACCGCCTCGGCGGTGTCGCAGCAGCTGGCCCAACTCGAACGCGATGTCGGGACGCGGCTGCTGGAGCGGCGGGGCCGCCGGGTTCAGCTCACCGACCAAGGTGTTCTGCTGGCCGAACATGCCGAGGAAATCCTGGCCTCGGTGGAACGTGCCACCCAGGCGCTCGAGGACGCGGCCGATTCGGTGACGGCGACGCTCACCGCCGGGGTGTGGGCCTCGGTTGCCTCCGGTCTGCTTCCCGACGCCCTCAATGCCCTCGCCCGCACCCACCCCGGCATCCTCGTGCGCACGCGGGAACTCGCGCCCGAATCGACGGCCGCCGCAGTGCGCGACGGTGCGCTCGATCTGTCGTTCGTGCTCGACTACTCCAACTACCCGATGGCTTGGGATCGTGGCCTCGAGCGTGCGGTGATCGCGGTGGAGCGGCTCTACGCCGCGGTGCCCGCTGGTGCTGTGCCCGCCACCAGCATCACGCTGGCCGAACTGGCCGAGCACCCGTGGATTCTGGCGCCGGCCCGTTCGCATTTCGGGCACGCGGTGCGGTTGGCGTTCCAATCGGCCGGGGTGGCGCCGCGCATCGACCACGAAGTGGAGGAACAGGCCACCGCGATGGCCATGGTGGCGGCCGGACTGGGCGTCACCCTCGTCTCCGACCTGGGCCTGGCGCTACGCCCGCCCGGGGTGGACGTCGTCGCGCTCGGCGACATCCTCACCCGGACGGTGTCGCTGGCCTACCGCACCACCACGGCTCGCCGCGCGGCGCTGCTGCTGGTGGTCGACGCGATCCGGGCCGCCGCGCAGGACAAGGGCCTGGGCGCCGACACCGCGCTACCGAACCTCAGCGAGATCGCACCCCCACCGCGCTAGCGGTCAGTTGTCCCAGCCCGCCAGCGCCGACGCCAGATCGGGCACCTCCAGGATGTCGATCGCCTGCTGACGCACATCCGGGCAGGTCTGAGTGGTCACGGTGTCGACGATCGAATTGTCGCGAATCACCTCGTCATTGAGCCCTTCATTGCGAGCCGCCCAGTTCTGCACCGTGCCGTTGAAGCTGACCTTCGCCACGGTCGAGCCCTGATCGCGCCAGTTGTCCAGCTCCGGCTCGATCATGTCGCACAACTGCTGCGCGGCCTGCGGGGTCACGGTGTCGTCGTCACCGTCGGGCGAGGTGGTCGCGCCCGGCGTGGTCATGGTGATGGTGGGCATGTCGGGCGTTCCCGGCACCGGATCGGAGCTCTCGTCATCGCCACACCCCGCCAGCACCGCACCCGCCGCCAACGCAGCAGCCGCCGCCGTCGATCGCACCAGATAGCCACGGAACCGTTTCATCACATCTCCTCACAGATAAACGGGTACCTGTCGTGGCTGTACCCGATCGATCTGCGGACAACCAGCGGCCGTCCGCCGCTTGTGTTCTGTCTCTAGGCATGAAGACGGGTGTTGGTGAGGTGTCCAGACCCGATCTTGTTCCCCGGGGTGTGGGGGCGGGCGGGTTCTAGGTTGGGCGTGTTTCATCTGCCGTCGACCAGCTGGTGAGTGCCGGTTCGTGCCGGGCGCCGGCCAGGACAGGAGCTCGAGGTCTCATGATCGGATCTGGATTGGCCCGCCGCGGGCGCAGGGTGGCGATCGCGCTCGCCGTGGTGGCCGCCGCGTCGGGCGTGGCGGTGGGGCCGAGTGCGACGGCCGAGCCCGCGTCCTCGATCACCGGGTCCTGGGCGATCGACGACCGGACGGTGCAGTTGCGGGTGCATTCGGCGTCGATGGACACCGACATCATGGTGAATGTGCAGCGGCCGGCCGATCGGTCGGTGCCGCGGCCGGTGCTGTATCTGCTGAACGGCGGCGGTGGGGGACAGGACAGTGCAACCTGGCAGAAGAACACCGATGTGCTGCGATTCCTCGCCGACAAGGACGTCAACGTGGTCCAGCCGATCGGCGGGCGCTGGAGTTACTACACCGACTGGCGGGCGCGTGACCCGAAACTCGGTGTGTACAAATGGAAGACGTTCCTGACCGAGGAACTGCCGCCGTTGATCGACGCCGAATTCGGCACCACCGGCGTCAACGCGATCGCCGGCCTGTCCACCTCGGGCACCTCGGTGCTGCAACTGCCGATCGCCAAACCCGGCCTGTATCGTGCCGTGGCGGCCTACAGCGGGTGCGCGCAGATCAGCGACCCGATCGGCCAGCAGTTCGTGAAGCTGGCGGTGGAGTCGTGGGGCGGCGGCGACACCGACAACATGTACGGCCCGCCGGGCGATCCGATGTGGGCGGCCAACGACCCGTATGTCAACGCCGAGGGACTGCGCGGGTTGAAGCTGTTCATCTCCACCGGCACCGGAATCCCGGGAATGTTCGACGTCTACAACGGCACCCACATGCAGCCCGGCCCACGCGGTTTCGCCAATCAGCTGGTCCTGGGCGGCCTGATCGAGGCCGCGGTGAACTGGTGCACCCACAATCTGCGTGACCGGCTGCATCAGCTGGGTATCCCGGCCACCTTCGACTTCCAGCCGACCGGCACCCATTCCTGGGGATATTGGCAGCAAGCGATGAAGGACTCGTGGCCGGTGCTGGCCGACGGGCTCGGTTTGCCGCGATGACATCCCGCGCACGAGTGGTCGCCGGATGATCGCTATGGGTAGCATCGTCCCGGCCGTATGGGCCCGGGAAAGCCGGGTCTTGCCCGGCCCGTGCCGTGCGCTGGATGGTGTGCTGGACCCGCCTGCCGTGTTCGGCGCGGCAGCAGTGATGAGAGACCGATAGGGGCGCCCAGATGCAACCGGCACTGCGATGTCTTGTCTGGGAACTGGACAACACGCTGTGGGACGGCGTCGTCTACGACGGCACCGTGGGCGCGTTGGACCGCTCCGCGCTGCGCACGCTGCGGATCCTCAGTGAACGCGGCATGTGGCACGCGGTGGCCAGCCGCGGCGACCGCGCCCGCACCACCGAGATGCTGCGCAGGCACGGGCTGCACGAGATGTTCTCCGTCGTCGAGATCGGCTGGGGCCGCAAGTCCTCGGCCATCGTGCGCATCAGCAACACGCTGGGCCTGCGGCTGGACTCGATCGGTTTCGTCGATCCCGAGCCGGTGGAGCGGGCCGAGGTGGCACGGGCGCTGCCGCTGGTGCGCTGCTATGCCGCGCGCAACGCGGGCATGTTGCTCAATCACCCCGACTTCCGGCCGGTGGTGCGCCCTGAGCGTGACCCCACCCCGCCGCTGGGCTTCGCCCGCGTGCCCGCACGCTGAACGGCACCGAGATATCCAGGAAGCCACGTGGTTTCGGCCCGCCCATGATCACGATCGTGGGCGGGCCGCTCGGCTCAGCTGTTCGCGCCGCGCTTGATGAACGTCGCCGCCTGCTCACCGATGAGCACCGACGGTGCGTGCGTGTGCCCGCGCACCAGCACCGGCATCACCGACGCATCGGCCACCCGCAGCCCCTGCACGCCACGCACTTCCAGCTGCGGGGTGACGACGCTGGCGGAATCGGTGCCCATCCGGCAGGTTCCGGCCGGATGGTAGAGGGTATGCGAGTAGCGATTGAGCGACAGTTCCAGGGTCTGCTCGATATCGGCGGGCGGCTGCGGCGGGTAGATGATGGGCCCGAGCACCGATTTCAGCGCCGGTGACTCGGCCAGCCGAACACAGGTGCGCAGCCCGGACAGGATCGCCGCGCGGTCCGCACCCTCGGCGTCGGACAGATAGCGCGGGTCGATGACCGGTTTGGCCGCTGGATCCTTCGAGGCCAGACTGATCCGGCCGCGGCTGTGCGGGCGCAGCAGCACCGTCGCCAGCACCACGCCGTGCTCGGTGGGCTCGCGCAACCCTTCATAGAAGAACGGGGCGGGGGCGAAGATCAGCTCCAGATCGGGCAGCTCCAGCTCCGGATCGCTGCGCAGGAAGCCGTAGGCCTCACCGACGTTGGAGGTCAGCATGCCGCGGTGGCGCAGCAGATAATCCAGCAGTTGACGCGGCTTCTCGGCAGCGAACAGCGAATCGGAGCCGACACCGTAACCCACCGCCGACACAAGATGGTCCTGCAGGTTCGCACCGACCTCGGGGGCGTGGTGCACGGTCTCGATGCCGAGCCGGCTCAACTCCTCGCGGTCGCCGATGCCGGACAGCATCAGCAGCTGCGGGCTGTTGATCGCCCCGCCACACAGCACCACCTCGCGTCGCGCGGTCGCGGTGACGGTGGCGCCGCCTTGGCGGAATTCCACGCCGGTGGCGCGGGTTCCGTCGAACAGCACCCGGGTGGCCAGCGCCTCGGCCCGCACGATCAGGTTCGGCCTGCGCAGCGCCGGGCGCAGGTAGGCATCGGCGGTGCTCCAGCGACGGCCACCGCGCTGGGTCACCATCGTCTGGCTGAAACCCTCCGGCGCGGGCCGGTTCGCCGGCTCCACCGGGAAACCGCATTCGCGCACCGCCTCCAGATAGGCGGCGGTGAGACCGCGCGGGCTGCGCTGATGGGAGATGTGCAGCGGGCCGCCGGTGCCCTCGTCGGGATACTGGGCACCCTCGACGTTC
This genomic interval carries:
- a CDS encoding alpha/beta hydrolase, with protein sequence MIGSGLARRGRRVAIALAVVAAASGVAVGPSATAEPASSITGSWAIDDRTVQLRVHSASMDTDIMVNVQRPADRSVPRPVLYLLNGGGGGQDSATWQKNTDVLRFLADKDVNVVQPIGGRWSYYTDWRARDPKLGVYKWKTFLTEELPPLIDAEFGTTGVNAIAGLSTSGTSVLQLPIAKPGLYRAVAAYSGCAQISDPIGQQFVKLAVESWGGGDTDNMYGPPGDPMWAANDPYVNAEGLRGLKLFISTGTGIPGMFDVYNGTHMQPGPRGFANQLVLGGLIEAAVNWCTHNLRDRLHQLGIPATFDFQPTGTHSWGYWQQAMKDSWPVLADGLGLPR
- a CDS encoding LysR family transcriptional regulator, with translation MDLSLARLRMLRELHRRGTITAAATALHYTASAVSQQLAQLERDVGTRLLERRGRRVQLTDQGVLLAEHAEEILASVERATQALEDAADSVTATLTAGVWASVASGLLPDALNALARTHPGILVRTRELAPESTAAAVRDGALDLSFVLDYSNYPMAWDRGLERAVIAVERLYAAVPAGAVPATSITLAELAEHPWILAPARSHFGHAVRLAFQSAGVAPRIDHEVEEQATAMAMVAAGLGVTLVSDLGLALRPPGVDVVALGDILTRTVSLAYRTTTARRAALLLVVDAIRAAAQDKGLGADTALPNLSEIAPPPR
- a CDS encoding GMC family oxidoreductase, with protein sequence MSTGEVAADYVIVGAGSAGAALAARLSDDPDTTVVLLEAGPQDKNKFIHIPAGFSKLFRSEVDWDYLTEPQPELDGRQIYWPRGKTFGGSSSMNAMMWVRGFRADYDEWALLAGEDWSFAKVVEQYRRIENVEGAQYPDEGTGGPLHISHQRSPRGLTAAYLEAVRECGFPVEPANRPAPEGFSQTMVTQRGGRRWSTADAYLRPALRRPNLIVRAEALATRVLFDGTRATGVEFRQGGATVTATARREVVLCGGAINSPQLLMLSGIGDREELSRLGIETVHHAPEVGANLQDHLVSAVGYGVGSDSLFAAEKPRQLLDYLLRHRGMLTSNVGEAYGFLRSDPELELPDLELIFAPAPFFYEGLREPTEHGVVLATVLLRPHSRGRISLASKDPAAKPVIDPRYLSDAEGADRAAILSGLRTCVRLAESPALKSVLGPIIYPPQPPADIEQTLELSLNRYSHTLYHPAGTCRMGTDSASVVTPQLEVRGVQGLRVADASVMPVLVRGHTHAPSVLIGEQAATFIKRGANS
- a CDS encoding HAD-IIIC family phosphatase produces the protein MQPALRCLVWELDNTLWDGVVYDGTVGALDRSALRTLRILSERGMWHAVASRGDRARTTEMLRRHGLHEMFSVVEIGWGRKSSAIVRISNTLGLRLDSIGFVDPEPVERAEVARALPLVRCYAARNAGMLLNHPDFRPVVRPERDPTPPLGFARVPAR